From one Flavobacteriales bacterium genomic stretch:
- a CDS encoding flippase-like domain-containing protein: MKRTALAALKLGLPLAAGAWLVYKPYSAMSLAQREELFAAFGQASMLWLGLAIGIGWLSHVSRAWRWRYLLEPLGHRPGFWNCYHGVMAGYFMNMFIPRAGEASRAALLYRVEHVPFEKGFGTVMAERVVDMAVLLAIAGAAAAMQYDKFDLFAAQIERFRLEQGANEPGDGFPWGWVIGATIAAGTVAAAYLLISRPALRARLMDGVRGFVQGLKTVLSTRKKGLFIGHTLFIWACYLGMFQVGFYCLSGMDQVPFAAILAGFIAGAIGIVLVQGGIGVYPAFVALIVGVYMAPPEGGGLLRPDALAMGWLLWAAQTLMIIVLGGLSLLLAAVQKPAAT; this comes from the coding sequence GTGAAGCGGACCGCGCTCGCTGCCTTGAAGCTGGGCCTGCCCTTGGCGGCAGGCGCTTGGCTCGTGTACAAGCCTTACAGCGCCATGAGCTTGGCCCAGCGGGAGGAATTGTTCGCGGCGTTCGGTCAGGCCAGCATGCTCTGGCTCGGACTGGCCATCGGCATCGGTTGGCTCTCGCATGTGAGCCGCGCCTGGAGGTGGCGGTATTTGCTCGAGCCCCTTGGGCATCGTCCCGGTTTCTGGAACTGTTACCACGGGGTGATGGCGGGTTATTTCATGAACATGTTCATCCCGCGTGCCGGCGAAGCGAGCCGTGCAGCGCTCCTGTACCGGGTGGAGCATGTGCCCTTCGAGAAGGGATTCGGAACCGTGATGGCCGAACGTGTGGTGGATATGGCCGTACTGCTCGCGATCGCTGGCGCAGCGGCCGCTATGCAATACGATAAGTTCGACCTCTTCGCGGCGCAGATCGAACGCTTCAGGCTTGAGCAGGGTGCCAATGAACCGGGCGACGGCTTCCCGTGGGGCTGGGTGATTGGCGCCACGATTGCAGCGGGCACTGTTGCTGCTGCCTACCTGTTGATCTCACGGCCAGCCTTGCGCGCCCGCTTGATGGATGGGGTCCGGGGCTTTGTGCAGGGATTGAAGACCGTGCTTAGCACGCGCAAGAAAGGACTCTTCATCGGGCACACCTTGTTCATCTGGGCCTGTTACCTGGGGATGTTCCAAGTGGGCTTCTATTGCCTGTCAGGCATGGACCAGGTGCCCTTTGCGGCCATTCTCGCGGGCTTCATCGCCGGAGCCATCGGCATTGTGCTCGTGCAAGGCGGCATCGGCGTGTACCCCGCTTTCGTTGCCCTGATCGTCGGCGTGTACATGGCACCGCCTGAAGGCGGAGGATTGCTGCGGCCCGATGCGCTGGCCATGGGCTGGCTGCTCTGGGCCGCCCAAACGCTGATGATCATCGTGCTCGGCGGCCTCTCTCTACTTTTGGCTGCCGTGCAGAAACCCGCCGCAACATGA
- a CDS encoding glycogen/starch synthase: protein MSLKNTKVLTISQSISPFMDIPEEMAKVSRSLPQGTLDRGNEIRVFMPKWGCINERRHQLHEVIRLSGMNLIINDTDHALLIKVASVPSARMQVYFIDNEEFFKRKADTHDFEGAFYPDNDERALFFGRGVIETVRKLGWVPDIIHCHGWMTGLVPLYIKHFYADDPHFENAKLVMSVYDQKPEALDKDLAKKLALEGFDKALLKGLNKPTTDDLYKFSLGFCDAVVKGSPKLSKGVESAIKAEGKPTLAYSQGPELLDGHLEFYSTVMECALV, encoded by the coding sequence ATGAGCTTGAAGAACACGAAGGTGCTGACCATCTCCCAGTCCATTTCCCCCTTCATGGACATACCCGAGGAGATGGCCAAGGTGTCGCGCTCCCTTCCGCAAGGCACCCTTGACCGTGGCAACGAGATCAGGGTGTTCATGCCGAAGTGGGGCTGCATCAACGAGCGCCGGCACCAATTGCATGAGGTCATCCGCCTGAGCGGGATGAATCTGATCATCAACGATACCGACCACGCGCTGCTGATCAAAGTGGCCAGCGTTCCCAGCGCACGCATGCAGGTGTACTTCATCGACAACGAGGAGTTCTTCAAGCGCAAGGCGGACACGCATGACTTCGAAGGTGCCTTTTACCCGGACAATGACGAGCGCGCCCTGTTCTTCGGCCGTGGCGTGATCGAAACCGTGCGGAAGTTGGGCTGGGTGCCGGACATCATTCATTGCCATGGCTGGATGACCGGCTTGGTCCCCTTGTACATCAAGCACTTCTATGCCGACGACCCGCACTTCGAGAATGCCAAGCTGGTGATGAGCGTGTATGACCAGAAGCCTGAGGCGCTCGACAAGGATCTGGCGAAGAAGCTTGCGCTCGAAGGCTTCGACAAGGCCCTGCTCAAGGGGCTCAATAAGCCCACCACCGATGACCTGTACAAATTCAGCTTGGGCTTCTGTGATGCCGTGGTGAAAGGGAGCCCCAAGCTCAGCAAGGGCGTGGAGTCCGCGATCAAGGCCGAAGGCAAGCCGACCTTGGCATACTCCCAAGGCCCCGAGCTGCTCGATGGCCACTTGGAGTTCTACAGCACCGTGATGGAGTGCGCACTGGTGTGA
- a CDS encoding pantoate--beta-alanine ligase: MLVLRSRIEMMRWSADQRRRGNRIGFVPTMGALHEGHLALLGKARGNSRAVAVSIFVNPLQFNDPRDFERYPVQPKKDRRMLESGGCDVLFMPDRAEVFEGQEDDRFPLGGLDSYWEGPMRPGHFQGVVNVVDRLFGIVRPDAAFFGEKDRQQLTIIQWVASQQRWPVEIIPCPTIREQDGLAMSSRNRLLDPVHRGIAPMLHMALQAVADSAFTRSVPECLNQGMAVLQRDSRIALEYLGIADARTLRPLEDWADEPQVVALIAARLGDIRLIDNLTLERP, translated from the coding sequence ATGCTTGTGCTCCGAAGCCGGATTGAGATGATGCGATGGTCAGCGGATCAGCGCCGTAGGGGCAATCGAATCGGGTTCGTGCCAACCATGGGTGCCTTGCATGAGGGCCACTTGGCACTGCTCGGAAAAGCACGGGGCAACTCACGAGCCGTAGCCGTCAGCATCTTCGTTAATCCCCTGCAATTCAACGACCCGCGCGATTTCGAACGCTACCCCGTGCAGCCGAAAAAAGACCGCCGGATGCTCGAATCCGGTGGCTGCGACGTTTTATTCATGCCCGACCGGGCGGAAGTGTTCGAAGGCCAAGAAGATGACCGTTTCCCACTCGGCGGGCTGGATTCGTATTGGGAAGGTCCGATGAGGCCGGGCCATTTCCAAGGGGTGGTGAACGTGGTTGACCGCCTATTCGGAATCGTGCGGCCCGATGCCGCATTTTTCGGCGAGAAGGACCGACAGCAACTGACTATCATTCAATGGGTTGCCTCCCAGCAGAGGTGGCCCGTGGAAATCATCCCGTGCCCAACCATTCGGGAGCAAGATGGCCTGGCAATGAGTTCCAGGAACCGATTGCTCGACCCTGTTCATCGGGGAATCGCCCCAATGCTCCACATGGCCTTGCAGGCCGTCGCCGATTCAGCCTTCACCCGATCGGTTCCGGAATGCCTCAACCAAGGCATGGCGGTGCTTCAGCGTGATTCCCGGATTGCCCTCGAATACCTCGGCATCGCCGATGCGCGCACCCTCCGGCCTTTGGAAGATTGGGCAGACGAGCCCCAGGTGGTAGCCTTGATCGCCGCGCGGCTGGGCGATATCCGGCTGATCGACAACCTGACGCTTGAGCGCCCGTGA
- a CDS encoding TM2 domain-containing protein yields the protein MWFRAIGAAALSLCVTQGAAMGPYHTDSLLSQIEPNLLQTETVGSMAPPENRRGMAIALAVLLGPFGAHRLYLGTTPKVAIAYGLTFGGFGVVALIDLIQLIAAKDLVRFQDCDRILMWAGEPTPP from the coding sequence ATGTGGTTCCGTGCGATTGGCGCAGCGGCTCTGTCGCTTTGCGTTACCCAAGGTGCTGCCATGGGGCCGTACCACACGGATAGCCTGCTTTCCCAAATCGAGCCGAACCTACTGCAAACAGAGACCGTTGGATCCATGGCGCCGCCTGAGAATCGCCGCGGCATGGCCATCGCGCTGGCGGTCCTGTTAGGCCCATTCGGTGCGCATCGGCTGTACCTGGGCACCACCCCGAAAGTGGCAATCGCTTATGGTCTCACCTTTGGCGGCTTCGGCGTGGTGGCACTCATCGACCTGATCCAGCTGATAGCTGCCAAGGACCTCGTCCGATTCCAGGACTGCGACCGGATCCTGATGTGGGCTGGTGAGCCTACTCCACCGTGA
- the rfaE2 gene encoding D-glycero-beta-D-manno-heptose 1-phosphate adenylyltransferase: MSTEVANAATDKRVVDLIGLKRLCNIWRMKGDRIVFTNGCFDILHRGHVEYLQEAAALGDRLVVGVNSDASVRRQGKGPERPLNDEQSRAKVLAALRGVDAVVLFDDDTPLSLIKTITPDVLVKGGDWGEDRIVGAEAVKAAGGEVRSLKLVEGFSTTSLVERIRRG, translated from the coding sequence ATGAGCACTGAAGTCGCGAACGCCGCAACCGATAAGCGCGTGGTGGATTTGATCGGCCTGAAGCGCTTGTGCAATATCTGGCGCATGAAGGGCGACCGGATCGTGTTCACCAACGGCTGCTTCGATATCCTGCATCGCGGACATGTGGAATACCTGCAAGAGGCCGCCGCCTTGGGAGACCGGCTGGTGGTGGGTGTGAACAGCGATGCCAGCGTGCGCCGCCAGGGCAAAGGCCCAGAACGGCCCCTGAACGATGAGCAGAGCCGCGCCAAGGTGCTGGCCGCGCTGCGCGGCGTAGATGCCGTGGTGCTCTTCGACGATGATACCCCGCTGAGCCTGATCAAGACCATCACTCCCGATGTGCTCGTGAAAGGCGGTGATTGGGGCGAGGACCGCATTGTGGGAGCCGAAGCGGTGAAGGCCGCTGGTGGCGAGGTGCGCAGCCTCAAGCTCGTGGAAGGATTCTCAACGACGTCGCTGGTGGAGCGGATCCGTCGTGGCTAA
- the panD gene encoding aspartate 1-decarboxylase → MTIEVLRAKLHRVRITEADVDYIGSITLDEDLIDAVGFIEGEKVQVLNVNNGERLETYVIKGERGSGAVCLNGPAALKARVGDVVIVVAYARMSLDEARAFRPRVIFPDEATNRLRP, encoded by the coding sequence ATGACCATTGAAGTGCTCCGTGCCAAGCTTCATCGTGTGCGCATCACGGAGGCAGACGTTGATTACATCGGGAGCATCACCCTTGATGAGGATCTGATTGATGCGGTGGGCTTCATCGAGGGCGAAAAGGTCCAAGTGCTCAATGTGAACAACGGCGAGCGCTTGGAGACCTATGTGATTAAGGGCGAGCGAGGCAGTGGTGCCGTTTGCCTCAATGGCCCAGCCGCCCTGAAGGCCCGCGTAGGCGATGTAGTGATCGTGGTTGCTTACGCCCGCATGAGCCTGGACGAGGCTCGGGCATTCAGGCCCCGGGTGATCTTCCCCGATGAGGCCACCAACCGCCTGCGTCCGTGA
- a CDS encoding GrpB family protein — translation MPAMDARTEKRLKALDKEQIDLVPYDPAWPGRYVELEKEVKRIIPRRLIQRIAHIGSTAVPGLSAKPIIDLQVEISDADEVRDLVAPLMEEAGFEFLWRPSIGDEDPFYSWFILRDADGRRCAHVHVVRPGKASMERILFRDYLSAFPEEAQRYAELKRDLAQRYPKNRAAYAAAKTSHLNEVLAKARATKWR, via the coding sequence GTGCCCGCTATGGACGCCCGAACGGAGAAGCGGCTGAAGGCCTTGGACAAGGAGCAGATCGACCTTGTCCCGTATGATCCGGCATGGCCTGGGCGCTACGTGGAATTAGAGAAGGAGGTGAAGCGCATCATCCCACGCCGATTGATCCAACGGATCGCGCACATCGGGAGCACAGCGGTCCCGGGACTCAGCGCGAAGCCGATCATCGACCTGCAGGTGGAGATCAGCGATGCGGATGAGGTGCGTGACCTGGTGGCTCCGTTGATGGAGGAGGCTGGCTTCGAGTTCTTGTGGAGGCCGAGCATCGGTGACGAGGATCCCTTCTACTCGTGGTTCATTCTCCGTGATGCGGATGGACGGCGGTGCGCGCACGTGCACGTGGTGCGGCCCGGCAAAGCCAGCATGGAGCGCATCCTGTTCCGCGATTATTTAAGCGCATTCCCCGAAGAGGCCCAGCGATATGCGGAGCTGAAGCGCGACCTGGCGCAGCGCTATCCGAAGAACCGGGCAGCCTACGCAGCTGCGAAGACGAGCCACCTGAACGAGGTCCTGGCCAAGGCGCGCGCCACCAAGTGGCGTTGA
- a CDS encoding superoxide dismutase — protein MPYQLPTLPYAHNALEPHIDARTMEIHHGKHHQAYVTNLNKAIEGTPMDGQPIEALMAGLDMANMPVRNNGGGHYNHSLFWSIMAPNAGGAPSGELGEAIARDFGSFEAFKEKFAAAGASRFGSGWAWLCVHRGGKLEVCSTPNQDNPLMPGTGCGGTPVLALDVWEHAYYLNYQNRRPDYIAAFWNVVNWAEVARRFAESK, from the coding sequence ATGCCATACCAGCTCCCCACGCTTCCCTACGCCCACAATGCCCTGGAGCCGCACATCGATGCGCGCACCATGGAGATCCACCACGGCAAGCACCACCAGGCTTATGTGACCAACCTGAACAAGGCCATTGAAGGCACCCCCATGGATGGCCAGCCCATCGAGGCCCTCATGGCCGGGCTCGACATGGCCAACATGCCCGTTCGGAACAACGGGGGCGGCCACTACAACCACAGCCTGTTCTGGAGCATCATGGCCCCCAATGCGGGGGGCGCCCCTTCTGGTGAACTGGGCGAGGCCATTGCCCGCGACTTCGGCTCGTTCGAGGCGTTCAAGGAGAAGTTCGCAGCCGCGGGTGCCTCGCGCTTCGGAAGCGGTTGGGCCTGGCTTTGCGTGCACAGGGGCGGCAAGCTCGAGGTGTGCTCCACCCCCAACCAAGACAATCCGCTCATGCCCGGCACCGGCTGCGGCGGAACCCCGGTACTGGCCCTCGACGTGTGGGAACATGCCTACTACCTCAACTACCAGAACCGCCGTCCGGATTACATCGCCGCCTTCTGGAACGTGGTGAATTGGGCCGAAGTGGCCCGGCGCTTCGCTGAAAGCAAGTAA
- the glmS gene encoding glutamine--fructose-6-phosphate transaminase (isomerizing), producing the protein MCGIVAYLGAKEAYPILINGLKRLEYRGYDSAGVALMADGAMRIHKCQGKVSDLEAHMAGHSTHGTLGMGHTRWATHGPPNDINAHPHASNSGELAIIHNGIIENYAAIKEELRKRGHVFRSDTDTEVLAHLIDDVRVTEGVDLAEAVRLALQSVVGAYAIVVLDSRSPDLMVAARKSSPLVIGIGDDGDHYLASDATPIVEHTRNVVYLEDGEIAVMQRGEGLRIRNIKNQVKTPFIQELELHLEALEKGGYDHFMLKEIHEQPRSIRDSMRGRLNLAKGEVVLGGIKEHEQKFVQAKRVLIVGCGTSWHAGLVGEYLFEELARIPVEVEYASEFRYRNPVVNEDDLVIAISQSGETADTLAAIELAKSRGATIFGICNVVGSSIARVTHAGSYTHAGPEIGVASTKAFTAQVTVLTLMAMMIGQRKGTLGGSAFYRLLSELDAIPDKVQRLLKAEAQIKRIAGIYQNATNALYLGRGYSFPVALEGALKLKEISYIHAEGYPAAEMKHGPIALIDEQMPVVVIATKGASYEKVVSNIQEVKARKGIIIAIVTEGDRVVKELADHSIEIPETADPLVPLLSVIPLQLLSYHIAVMRGCNVDQPRNLAKSVTVE; encoded by the coding sequence ATGTGCGGAATAGTTGCTTACCTGGGTGCCAAGGAGGCCTACCCGATCCTGATTAACGGCCTGAAACGGCTGGAATACCGCGGCTACGATAGTGCCGGGGTGGCCTTGATGGCCGATGGCGCCATGCGCATCCACAAATGCCAGGGCAAGGTCAGTGACCTCGAGGCGCATATGGCCGGTCATAGCACCCATGGGACGCTGGGCATGGGCCATACCCGATGGGCCACGCACGGACCGCCCAACGATATCAATGCGCATCCGCATGCTTCGAACAGCGGCGAGCTGGCGATCATCCACAACGGGATCATCGAGAACTACGCGGCCATCAAGGAAGAGCTGAGGAAGCGCGGCCATGTGTTCAGGAGCGATACGGATACCGAAGTACTGGCTCACCTCATTGATGATGTACGGGTGACCGAGGGCGTTGACTTGGCCGAAGCCGTGCGCCTTGCCCTGCAGAGCGTCGTGGGCGCCTACGCCATCGTGGTGCTCGATTCGCGATCCCCCGACCTGATGGTGGCGGCCCGCAAGAGCTCGCCGCTGGTGATCGGCATCGGCGATGACGGCGACCACTACCTGGCGAGCGACGCCACGCCCATCGTGGAGCACACGCGCAACGTGGTGTACCTGGAGGATGGCGAGATCGCCGTGATGCAGCGGGGCGAGGGCCTGCGGATCCGGAACATCAAGAACCAGGTGAAGACCCCCTTCATCCAGGAACTCGAGCTGCACCTCGAAGCGCTGGAGAAGGGTGGCTACGATCATTTCATGCTCAAGGAGATCCACGAGCAGCCGCGCAGCATCCGTGATAGCATGCGCGGGCGCCTGAACCTGGCCAAGGGCGAGGTGGTGCTCGGGGGCATCAAGGAGCATGAGCAGAAATTCGTGCAGGCCAAGCGCGTGCTCATCGTCGGATGCGGCACCAGCTGGCATGCCGGGCTGGTGGGCGAATATCTGTTCGAGGAGCTCGCGCGCATCCCGGTGGAAGTGGAATACGCCAGCGAGTTCCGCTACCGCAACCCGGTCGTGAACGAGGACGACCTCGTGATCGCCATCAGCCAGAGCGGCGAGACCGCCGATACGCTCGCCGCCATTGAGCTGGCGAAGAGCCGGGGCGCCACCATCTTCGGCATCTGCAACGTGGTGGGCAGCAGCATCGCACGGGTCACGCATGCCGGCTCGTACACGCATGCGGGCCCTGAGATCGGCGTGGCCAGCACAAAGGCCTTCACGGCGCAGGTCACCGTTCTCACGCTCATGGCCATGATGATCGGACAGCGCAAAGGCACGTTGGGCGGCAGTGCGTTCTACAGGCTGCTGAGTGAGCTCGACGCCATACCGGACAAGGTGCAGCGCTTGCTCAAGGCTGAGGCGCAGATCAAGCGCATCGCCGGGATTTATCAGAACGCGACCAATGCGCTCTATCTCGGCCGCGGATACAGCTTCCCGGTGGCACTCGAGGGCGCCCTTAAGCTGAAGGAAATCAGCTACATCCATGCGGAGGGCTACCCGGCGGCCGAGATGAAGCATGGGCCGATCGCCTTGATTGACGAGCAGATGCCCGTTGTCGTGATCGCCACCAAGGGCGCCAGCTATGAAAAGGTCGTGAGCAACATCCAGGAGGTGAAGGCGCGCAAGGGCATCATCATCGCCATCGTCACCGAAGGGGATCGCGTGGTGAAGGAGCTGGCTGACCATTCGATCGAGATTCCGGAAACCGCAGATCCGCTGGTGCCGCTGCTCAGCGTGATCCCGCTCCAATTGCTCAGCTACCACATCGCGGTGATGCGCGGCTGCAACGTGGATCAGCCGCGAAACCTGGCCAAGAGCGTCACGGTGGAGTAG
- the radA gene encoding DNA repair protein RadA — protein sequence MAKVRAHFVCQSCGASHAQWLGQCAQCKQWNTLVEEVLDRVEEKRGTPLSIKGRQPKPVAIHEIPAQDGPRIALHDRELSRVLGGGIVPGSITLIGGEPGIGKSTLLLQTALRNPHLRVLYVSGEESEHQVKMRAERLEHEHGRSDPSNCFVLTETNTQGIFKHIEALKPGLVVIDSVQTLHTAALDASPGSVGQVRECTAELMRFAKSTATPMVLIGHITKDGFIAGPKVLEHMVDCVLQFEGDRDHAYRLLRPLKNRFGSTNELGIYEMRGSGLAEVDDPSQVLLGDRRERPSGVVVAATLEGMRPLLVEVQALVSSAVYGTPQRSSTGFDLRRMNMLLAVLEKRCGFRLGAKDVFLNLAGGFRIEEPAIDLAVVCAVLSSNADIAVPMDAAFCGEVGLTGEIRPVTRADQRIAEAAKLGFQRIFIPKGTKGLPASAGITVVQVARVEEVLAHLFG from the coding sequence GTGGCTAAAGTCCGCGCCCATTTCGTTTGCCAGAGCTGCGGCGCCAGCCATGCTCAATGGCTGGGGCAATGCGCGCAATGCAAGCAATGGAACACGCTGGTGGAGGAGGTGCTCGATCGCGTGGAGGAGAAGCGCGGCACGCCGCTGAGCATCAAGGGCCGGCAGCCCAAGCCAGTTGCGATCCACGAGATACCCGCGCAGGACGGCCCGCGGATAGCCTTGCATGACCGTGAGCTGAGCCGGGTGCTCGGCGGCGGCATCGTTCCGGGCAGCATCACGCTGATCGGAGGCGAGCCTGGCATCGGCAAGAGCACCTTGCTGCTGCAGACCGCACTGCGCAACCCGCACCTGCGGGTGCTGTACGTGAGCGGCGAAGAGAGCGAGCACCAGGTGAAGATGCGCGCCGAGCGGCTCGAGCATGAGCATGGCCGCAGCGATCCGTCGAACTGCTTCGTGCTCACCGAGACCAACACCCAGGGCATCTTCAAGCACATCGAGGCACTGAAGCCCGGCTTGGTAGTCATTGACAGCGTGCAGACCCTGCATACCGCTGCCTTGGACGCCAGCCCTGGAAGCGTAGGCCAGGTGCGCGAATGCACCGCTGAGCTCATGCGATTCGCCAAATCGACGGCCACGCCCATGGTGCTCATCGGGCACATCACCAAGGATGGCTTCATCGCTGGGCCGAAGGTGCTCGAGCACATGGTGGACTGCGTACTGCAATTCGAGGGCGATCGGGACCATGCCTACCGCTTGCTGCGCCCGCTGAAGAACCGTTTCGGCAGCACCAATGAACTGGGCATCTATGAGATGCGCGGAAGCGGCCTTGCCGAAGTGGACGACCCGAGCCAGGTGCTGCTCGGTGACCGGCGCGAAAGGCCCAGCGGGGTGGTGGTGGCCGCCACGCTCGAAGGCATGCGCCCGCTGCTGGTGGAGGTGCAGGCCCTGGTGAGCAGCGCCGTTTACGGCACACCGCAGCGCAGCAGCACCGGCTTCGATCTGCGCCGCATGAACATGCTGCTGGCCGTCCTCGAGAAGCGCTGCGGCTTCCGTTTGGGCGCCAAGGACGTGTTCCTCAACCTCGCCGGCGGCTTCCGGATTGAAGAGCCCGCCATCGACCTGGCCGTGGTTTGCGCCGTGCTCAGCAGCAATGCCGACATCGCCGTGCCCATGGATGCCGCCTTCTGCGGCGAGGTGGGGCTCACCGGTGAGATCAGGCCCGTGACCCGTGCCGATCAGCGCATCGCAGAGGCCGCCAAGCTCGGGTTCCAGCGGATCTTCATCCCCAAGGGCACCAAGGGCCTTCCCGCGTCTGCCGGCATCACCGTGGTGCAAGTGGCGCGCGTGGAGGAAGTGCTCGCGCATCTTTTCGGCTAA
- a CDS encoding response regulator transcription factor, translating into MKRTIIIADPLEIIAIGVRTWLQEETDLELVGHAATGRDLLDLLTNRQPDLVLLEVSIPEMDGIDTMRAVRKAHPGQAVLAYSSLTGIEYVNSMLIEGAVGYVTKTESRAVFLGAIRAVLNGERFLSDQARISVAEGYKYTEKRPDGEYIGLTQREREIIRLIALEQTNGEIGAALFISEETVKGHRKRLMTKLNVRSTAGLVKYALDRKWA; encoded by the coding sequence GTGAAGCGCACCATCATCATTGCCGATCCGCTCGAGATCATCGCCATCGGAGTTCGAACCTGGCTTCAGGAGGAAACCGACCTTGAACTCGTGGGGCATGCCGCTACCGGACGTGACCTGCTCGACCTGCTCACCAACCGGCAGCCCGATCTGGTGCTGTTGGAGGTGTCGATTCCTGAGATGGACGGCATTGACACCATGAGGGCAGTTCGCAAGGCACATCCCGGTCAGGCCGTGCTCGCTTACAGCTCGCTCACCGGAATCGAGTACGTGAACAGCATGCTCATAGAAGGAGCGGTTGGTTACGTGACCAAGACCGAGAGCCGTGCCGTTTTCCTGGGCGCCATTCGCGCCGTGCTGAACGGCGAAAGGTTCCTGAGCGATCAGGCCAGGATCAGCGTGGCCGAGGGGTACAAGTACACGGAGAAGAGACCCGATGGCGAGTACATCGGGCTCACCCAGCGCGAAAGGGAGATCATCCGCCTCATCGCCCTGGAACAGACCAATGGGGAGATCGGCGCGGCGCTGTTCATCAGCGAGGAAACCGTGAAGGGCCACCGCAAAAGGCTGATGACCAAGCTCAATGTGCGCAGCACGGCCGGTCTGGTGAAATACGCCCTCGATCGCAAGTGGGCCTGA
- a CDS encoding DUF4270 family protein: MPIRNLLGGVLGLTLLVFSSCRKPEPDLGNGLLPGDPLGVVVDTVQIHAFTRADSNFRSSALSRQLLGSFIDPRFGLTRAGLVTQVRLSAANIGDTQDLTGLVADSIVLALGFDGANFGYGNMDEQEFLVHELSERLSIDSTYRSNRVPVIEGPDLLEGRGRVKPQPLRKPYILGDSLLPQLRLRLSDALAQRFLLAFDTPDLASNDAFLDFFKGVYVTVGNNGQAPFQGGLLYFNLLSGASKLTLYYRDQNSADPDLTLALDFPINTNAVRYTVVEHDISVAATNEVALALADSMAPAERVYLQSLAGLRTVIRMPSLTGYAGQSRVVAKAELVITVDGTNYPYYPPPALLVPFRRNETGDEAFLPDLIGGIGALDGSYREATREYRFNITRFVQSVINGEQADPSLELVAGSGGITGNRVALKGPAALADSLRLQITFTTY, translated from the coding sequence ATGCCAATTCGAAACCTGCTTGGCGGGGTACTTGGGCTGACGCTGCTGGTATTCAGTTCGTGCCGCAAGCCGGAGCCCGACTTGGGCAACGGCTTGCTTCCTGGTGATCCCCTGGGCGTGGTGGTCGATACCGTTCAGATCCACGCTTTCACGCGCGCCGACTCGAACTTCCGATCCAGCGCGCTCTCGCGGCAGTTGCTCGGTTCCTTCATCGACCCGCGTTTCGGACTCACGCGTGCCGGCCTGGTAACCCAGGTGCGGCTCAGTGCCGCGAACATCGGAGACACTCAGGATCTCACAGGCCTTGTTGCGGATAGCATCGTGCTGGCCCTGGGATTCGATGGTGCCAACTTCGGTTACGGGAATATGGATGAACAGGAGTTCCTCGTGCATGAACTCAGTGAGCGGCTCTCCATTGACTCCACGTACAGGAGCAACAGGGTGCCGGTGATCGAAGGCCCCGATCTGCTCGAGGGCCGCGGCCGCGTCAAACCGCAGCCGCTGCGCAAGCCGTACATCCTGGGCGACAGTCTTCTGCCACAACTCCGGCTGAGGCTCAGCGATGCCCTCGCACAGAGGTTTCTTCTCGCCTTCGACACGCCAGACCTCGCATCGAATGATGCCTTCCTCGATTTCTTCAAGGGTGTGTATGTCACGGTGGGCAACAATGGCCAGGCGCCCTTCCAGGGCGGACTGCTCTACTTCAATCTGCTCAGCGGAGCAAGCAAGCTAACCTTGTATTATCGGGACCAGAACAGCGCCGATCCGGACCTGACCCTCGCCCTCGACTTCCCGATCAACACCAACGCGGTGCGCTATACCGTGGTCGAGCATGATATCTCGGTGGCGGCGACCAATGAGGTAGCCTTGGCCCTCGCGGATAGCATGGCACCGGCTGAGCGGGTGTACCTGCAGTCGTTGGCCGGGCTGCGTACTGTGATCCGCATGCCATCCCTGACCGGTTACGCTGGGCAATCGCGGGTGGTGGCCAAGGCTGAATTGGTGATCACGGTCGATGGGACGAATTACCCGTATTACCCGCCACCGGCGCTGCTGGTGCCTTTCCGAAGGAATGAAACGGGTGATGAGGCTTTCCTGCCAGACCTGATCGGCGGCATCGGCGCCTTGGACGGCAGCTATCGCGAAGCAACAAGGGAATACCGATTCAACATCACCCGCTTCGTGCAGAGCGTGATCAACGGCGAGCAGGCCGATCCCAGCCTTGAGCTGGTAGCCGGGAGCGGTGGCATCACCGGGAACCGGGTCGCGCTGAAAGGACCAGCAGCCTTGGCCGATTCCCTGCGTCTTCAGATCACCTTCACCACTTATTGA